In Hahella sp. KA22, one genomic interval encodes:
- a CDS encoding HlyC/CorC family transporter: MSDDHSGSQQISRSWLDRITQAFSDEPQNKEELLQIMREAENRNIIDPDSLSLIEGAMQVTDMQVREIMIPRAQMSVVKASQSPQEYMDELLESAHSRYPVIGESKDEVVGILLAKDLLGLALKNELNKSKVQDILRPVWFIPESKRLNQLLKEFKENRNHMAIVVDEYGGVAGLVTIEDVLEQIVGEIEDEHDFDEESLIKCTGHNQYVVKALTPVEEFNEYFTTKLDEEEFDTIGGLVIKQFGRLPKRGETVSFNGFDIKILNADSRQIRLIQVSRTA; this comes from the coding sequence ATGAGTGACGATCATTCGGGTAGCCAGCAAATCTCTCGCTCATGGCTTGACCGTATAACCCAGGCCTTTTCCGATGAACCGCAAAACAAGGAAGAACTCCTGCAGATTATGCGGGAGGCGGAAAACCGCAACATCATAGACCCCGACTCCCTGAGCCTGATTGAAGGCGCCATGCAGGTGACCGACATGCAGGTCAGGGAAATCATGATTCCTCGCGCTCAAATGAGCGTCGTCAAGGCTTCTCAGAGCCCTCAGGAATACATGGACGAGCTGCTTGAGTCCGCTCATTCCCGCTACCCTGTCATCGGCGAATCCAAAGACGAGGTAGTGGGCATTCTGCTGGCTAAAGACCTGCTTGGACTGGCGCTGAAAAACGAATTAAACAAAAGCAAAGTACAGGACATTCTGCGCCCCGTATGGTTTATTCCTGAGAGTAAGCGCCTGAATCAGCTGCTGAAAGAGTTCAAGGAAAACCGCAACCATATGGCGATAGTGGTGGACGAATATGGCGGAGTAGCCGGACTGGTGACCATCGAGGACGTGCTTGAACAGATTGTGGGCGAAATCGAAGATGAACATGACTTCGATGAAGAAAGCCTCATCAAATGCACCGGCCACAATCAATATGTCGTTAAAGCGCTGACCCCGGTGGAAGAGTTTAACGAGTACTTCACCACCAAACTGGACGAAGAAGAGTTCGACACAATTGGCGGGCTGGTCATCAAGCAGTTTGGGCGCCTGCCCAAACGGGGTGAAACGGTCTCCTTTAACGGCTTCGATATCAAGATACTCAACGCGGACAGCCGCCAGATTCGTCTGATCCAGGTCAGCCGCACGGCATGA
- the ybeY gene encoding rRNA maturation RNase YbeY: MSLDVDIQIASEEADLPSEEQLILWAQAALRETGDREVTIRIVDAEESQELNAQYRGKDKPTNVLSFPFENPPGLTLPLLGDLVICAPVVFNEAVEQQKTAAAHWAHMVIHGMLHLQGYDHIIDEEAEVMESLETELVTSLGFPPPYATNSSLAEG, encoded by the coding sequence ATGAGTCTCGACGTCGATATCCAGATAGCCTCGGAAGAGGCTGACCTTCCAAGTGAAGAACAGCTGATTCTGTGGGCGCAAGCAGCCCTGCGCGAAACGGGCGACCGTGAGGTGACCATCCGCATCGTTGACGCGGAGGAAAGCCAGGAGCTAAACGCGCAGTATCGCGGCAAAGACAAGCCGACCAATGTCCTGTCCTTCCCTTTTGAAAACCCGCCTGGATTAACTTTGCCCCTGTTGGGCGACTTGGTTATTTGCGCGCCGGTAGTGTTCAACGAGGCCGTTGAACAACAAAAAACCGCCGCTGCGCACTGGGCCCATATGGTCATTCACGGGATGCTGCATTTACAGGGATACGACCATATAATTGACGAGGAAGCAGAGGTTATGGAAAGTCTCGAAACCGAACTGGTGACCAGTCTGGGCTTTCCCCCTCCTTACGCCACCAACAGTTCTTTAGCTGAAGGGTAA
- a CDS encoding PhoH family protein, producing the protein MNEPAISFKLEPADPIRLQALCGQFDENLRLIERRLKVRVAYRGHSFTLFGEEKNAQAAAEIIRHIYRETEASSTIEPDTVHLFIRESGAEEEDETSSSSGGVVIRTPKLHIRPRGQNQIHYVKSVLQHDINFGVGPAGTGKTYLAVACAAQALADDQVKRILLVRPAVEAGEKLGFLPGDLAQKVDPYLRPLYDALYEMFGFEQVNRLLEKGLIEIAPLAFMRGRTLNNAFIILDESQNTTPEQMKMFLTRIGFGSTAVVTGDPTQVDLPKGVPSGLVQALKVLEDVKGVSVTKFLSKDVVRHPLVQRIVDAYEAFNKNSI; encoded by the coding sequence TTGAACGAACCAGCCATCAGCTTTAAGCTGGAACCTGCTGACCCCATCAGACTGCAAGCGCTATGCGGGCAGTTTGACGAAAACCTGCGCTTAATCGAACGCCGCCTGAAGGTGCGCGTCGCCTACCGCGGGCATTCATTCACGCTGTTTGGGGAAGAAAAGAACGCCCAGGCGGCGGCGGAAATCATCCGTCACATTTACCGGGAAACCGAAGCTTCCTCCACCATTGAGCCCGACACGGTCCATCTGTTTATTCGTGAGTCCGGGGCCGAGGAAGAAGACGAAACAAGCAGCTCTTCCGGTGGCGTTGTCATCCGTACACCAAAGCTACATATCCGGCCACGCGGTCAAAACCAGATTCATTATGTAAAGTCCGTCCTGCAGCACGACATTAACTTCGGCGTTGGTCCTGCTGGAACAGGCAAGACCTACCTGGCGGTCGCTTGCGCAGCGCAAGCGCTGGCCGATGATCAGGTGAAGCGCATTCTGCTAGTGCGTCCCGCGGTTGAGGCTGGTGAAAAGTTAGGATTCCTGCCCGGTGATCTGGCGCAGAAAGTCGACCCTTATCTACGCCCTCTGTACGACGCGTTATACGAGATGTTCGGTTTCGAGCAGGTCAATCGACTACTGGAAAAAGGGCTGATCGAAATTGCGCCGCTGGCCTTCATGCGCGGCCGTACGCTTAACAACGCCTTCATCATCCTGGATGAAAGCCAGAACACTACGCCAGAGCAGATGAAAATGTTCCTGACCCGGATCGGCTTCGGCTCAACTGCTGTAGTTACTGGAGACCCCACTCAGGTCGATCTGCCGAAAGGCGTTCCGTCCGGCCTTGTACAAGCATTGAAAGTGCTGGAGGACGTCAAAGGCGTCAGCGTCACCAAATTCCTGAGCAAAGACGTCGTTCGTCACCCTCTCGTACAAAGAATTGTTGATGCGTACGAAGCATTTAACAAAAATTCCATTTGA
- the miaB gene encoding tRNA (N6-isopentenyl adenosine(37)-C2)-methylthiotransferase MiaB translates to MAQKLFIKTYGCQMNEYDSSRMADLLGESHSVELTDNPDEADILLLNTCSIREKAQEKVFHQLGRWKTLKEKNPNLLIGVGGCVASQEGDAIRDRAPYVDMVFGPQTLHRLPEMVNSVAHQKIPMVDVTFPEIEKFDRLPMPSSEGASAFVSIMEGCSKYCTFCVVPYTRGEEVSRTVDDVIAEIAHLAGQGVREVNLLGQNVNAYRGLTHDGDYMDLAELITYVASVDGIDRIRYTTSHPVEFSDSLIDVYASVPKLVSHLHLPVQSGSDRILNLMKRGHTVAEYTDKLRRLQEIRPDISLSSDFIVGFPGETDADFEETMNLINEIGFDHSFSFVYSARPGTPAANLEDNVSEEAKKQRLAILQQRILQFAQDISRKMVGSTQRILVTGVSKKDPGELQGRTENNRVVNFRTDSHDIIGRFVDVTITAALPNSLRGERVDGLDY, encoded by the coding sequence ATGGCGCAAAAACTCTTTATTAAAACCTATGGCTGTCAGATGAACGAGTATGACTCCTCGCGCATGGCTGACTTATTAGGCGAGAGTCATAGCGTTGAACTCACCGACAACCCCGATGAGGCGGACATTTTACTGCTGAACACCTGTTCTATCCGGGAAAAAGCCCAGGAGAAAGTGTTTCATCAGTTAGGCCGCTGGAAAACGCTCAAAGAAAAAAATCCTAATCTGCTGATCGGCGTCGGCGGCTGTGTCGCCAGCCAGGAAGGCGATGCTATTCGCGACCGCGCGCCTTACGTGGATATGGTGTTTGGCCCGCAGACCCTGCACCGCTTGCCGGAAATGGTCAACTCCGTCGCCCATCAAAAGATTCCCATGGTGGACGTCACATTCCCCGAAATTGAAAAGTTCGACCGCCTGCCTATGCCCAGCAGCGAAGGCGCCAGCGCCTTCGTCTCCATCATGGAGGGCTGCAGCAAGTACTGCACATTCTGCGTGGTGCCCTACACTCGCGGCGAAGAAGTCAGCCGCACTGTAGACGACGTGATCGCGGAAATCGCGCATTTGGCCGGACAAGGCGTGCGGGAAGTCAACCTACTCGGCCAGAACGTCAACGCATACCGGGGACTGACGCACGACGGCGATTATATGGATTTGGCGGAGCTGATCACTTATGTCGCCTCGGTCGACGGCATTGACCGCATTCGCTACACCACTTCGCACCCGGTCGAATTTTCCGACTCGCTAATCGATGTCTACGCCAGCGTTCCCAAGCTGGTTAGCCACCTGCACTTACCCGTGCAAAGCGGCTCCGACCGCATACTGAACCTGATGAAGCGCGGCCACACTGTCGCTGAATACACAGACAAGCTGCGTCGTCTGCAAGAGATTCGTCCTGACATCAGCCTGTCCTCTGACTTCATTGTTGGCTTCCCAGGGGAAACTGACGCGGATTTCGAGGAAACCATGAATCTGATCAATGAGATAGGCTTTGACCACTCATTCAGCTTCGTTTACAGCGCGCGTCCAGGCACTCCTGCCGCCAACCTGGAAGACAACGTCTCCGAAGAGGCCAAGAAACAGCGTCTGGCGATTCTGCAGCAGCGCATCTTGCAGTTCGCACAGGACATCAGCCGTAAAATGGTCGGCTCCACCCAGCGTATTTTGGTGACAGGCGTATCCAAGAAAGATCCTGGCGAACTACAGGGGCGCACCGAAAACAACCGTGTAGTGAACTTCCGTACCGACAGTCATGACATTATCGGGCGTTTTGTCGATGTCACCATCACTGCCGCCCTGCCCAACTCACTGCGCGGCGAACGCGTTGATGGCCTGGACTATTAA
- a CDS encoding DUF1820 family protein yields MSNKTSKKVFRVVYFNQDEVFELYASKVYSSELYGFIEVENWLFGERSQLLVDPAEEKLKGEFAGVSRSFIPMTSIIRIDEVEQQGTAKISSGKSGGTVASFPRPPVKTDR; encoded by the coding sequence ATGTCGAATAAGACGAGTAAAAAAGTTTTTCGGGTCGTTTACTTTAATCAGGATGAGGTATTCGAGCTGTACGCGAGTAAAGTCTATTCCAGCGAGCTGTATGGGTTTATTGAGGTGGAGAACTGGTTGTTCGGTGAGCGCTCCCAGTTACTGGTTGATCCTGCGGAGGAGAAACTCAAAGGGGAGTTTGCAGGAGTAAGTCGTTCCTTCATTCCTATGACGTCTATTATCCGTATCGACGAAGTGGAGCAGCAGGGAACCGCAAAGATCTCCTCCGGCAAGTCCGGAGGAACAGTGGCCAGCTTTCCTCGTCCCCCAGTGAAAACGGATCGCTAG
- a CDS encoding nucleoid-associated protein, which translates to MAISELSIQVLEKFSEDDASQTRIPQQLPKTGADNEAVFHTLRRLFAAKTGKAFGRINLHAEGQSFGPRLKDWYEGKMSFQQLTEKGLADFKEKLDVIPLTTQSYLLWIHDQQGDARTLYIFVLESSVTNVVTNELQIEPIEHLDPQAITFALRIELDPLFTSNQPDCASVYLQRNLRKIGEAGCHSFGFATHVDTAKETEVVLSGLERFAESLDPKSAAKLKKKAVEFCSDQEKLGEAVQIEELSIAMDEQNPDKFAHFMREAIPEAPAALRPDSRKLKQLVRFAGRGSGMSLSFSSEAINESIIYDSEKDALIIMEIPKSLKAQLKRYLSPQEEQEQNQDDNDE; encoded by the coding sequence ATGGCGATTAGCGAACTCAGCATTCAGGTACTGGAAAAATTCTCCGAAGACGACGCCAGCCAGACCCGAATTCCGCAACAACTGCCCAAGACCGGCGCGGACAATGAGGCTGTTTTTCATACCTTACGTCGATTGTTCGCCGCAAAAACGGGTAAGGCTTTTGGGCGTATTAATCTTCACGCTGAAGGCCAAAGTTTTGGCCCCCGGCTAAAGGATTGGTACGAAGGAAAAATGTCCTTCCAGCAGTTAACCGAAAAAGGCTTGGCCGATTTCAAAGAAAAGCTGGACGTAATTCCACTCACCACACAGAGCTACTTATTGTGGATCCACGACCAGCAGGGCGACGCCCGCACCCTTTATATTTTTGTTCTGGAAAGCAGCGTCACCAATGTCGTTACCAACGAATTGCAAATAGAGCCCATTGAGCATCTGGACCCACAAGCCATCACTTTCGCCCTGCGTATCGAACTGGACCCACTTTTCACCAGCAATCAGCCGGACTGCGCCAGCGTCTATCTCCAACGTAACCTGCGCAAGATAGGCGAAGCGGGCTGCCATAGTTTTGGTTTCGCCACCCATGTGGACACCGCCAAAGAAACAGAAGTGGTATTGAGCGGCCTGGAGCGCTTCGCTGAATCATTAGATCCGAAGAGCGCCGCCAAGCTGAAGAAAAAGGCGGTTGAGTTCTGCTCAGACCAGGAGAAACTGGGGGAAGCCGTACAAATTGAGGAATTGTCCATCGCCATGGATGAACAAAACCCCGACAAGTTCGCCCACTTCATGCGCGAAGCTATACCTGAAGCCCCGGCAGCGTTGCGCCCGGACAGTCGCAAGCTGAAACAACTCGTCCGCTTTGCAGGCAGAGGCTCCGGCATGAGCTTGTCGTTCTCTTCCGAAGCAATAAATGAAAGCATTATTTACGACAGCGAGAAAGACGCACTCATTATTATGGAGATCCCCAAGTCTTTGAAAGCGCAGTTAAAACGCTACCTAAGCCCTCAGGAAGAGCAGGAACAGAATCAGGACGACAACGACGAATAG
- a CDS encoding alanine--glyoxylate aminotransferase family protein: MSTGFTIPNRLLLGPGPSNTPASVLAAMSQPTIGHLDPVFIEMMDQIKQMLQATFQTQNRLTMPVSAPGSAGMETCLVNLLEPGDQAIVAINGVFGKRMVENVVRAGGVPIVVEFEWGSPVDPQRIEEVLNEHPNARLLAFVHAETSTGARSDAETLCRLAHERDVLSVVDMVTSWCGIEVDVDGWKADAVYSGAQKCLSAVPGIAPVTFSEKAADRIRTRSKPVQSWFLDMSLVMAYWAEGGQRAYHHTAPVNTLYAIHEALRLVLDEGLENRWARHRTAHEALVRGVESLGLSFLVDEPYRLPMLNAIKVPEGVDEAAVRTKLLTDYNMEIGAGLGPLQGKIWRIGLMGNNATVECANRAVSALDECLRALK; this comes from the coding sequence ATGAGTACAGGTTTTACTATTCCCAACCGGTTACTGCTGGGGCCCGGGCCTTCGAACACGCCCGCCAGCGTGCTTGCGGCGATGTCGCAACCGACTATTGGTCATCTGGACCCTGTCTTTATCGAGATGATGGATCAGATCAAGCAGATGTTGCAGGCGACATTCCAGACGCAGAATAGATTGACGATGCCTGTTTCAGCGCCGGGCTCCGCTGGCATGGAAACTTGCCTGGTTAATTTGCTGGAGCCGGGGGATCAGGCGATTGTCGCGATCAATGGCGTGTTCGGCAAACGTATGGTGGAAAACGTTGTTCGTGCGGGCGGCGTACCGATTGTCGTTGAATTTGAGTGGGGGAGCCCGGTTGATCCGCAGCGTATCGAGGAAGTTCTGAACGAGCACCCCAACGCGCGGCTGCTGGCGTTTGTGCATGCGGAGACGTCCACTGGCGCGCGTTCCGACGCTGAGACCCTGTGTCGTCTTGCGCATGAGCGTGACGTACTGTCCGTCGTTGATATGGTTACTTCATGGTGCGGTATAGAGGTGGACGTAGACGGTTGGAAAGCCGACGCAGTATACAGTGGCGCGCAAAAGTGTCTCTCTGCTGTGCCGGGTATTGCCCCAGTGACTTTCAGTGAAAAGGCGGCGGACCGAATCCGTACTCGGAGCAAGCCCGTGCAAAGCTGGTTTCTGGATATGAGCCTGGTAATGGCCTATTGGGCTGAAGGTGGCCAGCGGGCGTATCACCACACTGCGCCAGTTAATACTCTGTATGCGATTCATGAGGCGTTGCGCCTGGTCCTGGACGAAGGGTTGGAGAATCGCTGGGCGAGGCATAGAACGGCTCATGAAGCCTTGGTGAGAGGCGTGGAGTCGCTGGGGCTGTCCTTCCTGGTGGATGAGCCTTACCGCCTGCCAATGTTGAATGCGATCAAAGTGCCGGAAGGTGTTGATGAGGCGGCTGTGCGAACGAAGCTGCTGACAGATTACAACATGGAGATTGGCGCTGGACTTGGGCCGCTGCAAGGGAAAATCTGGCGTATTGGACTAATGGGAAATAACGCCACAGTGGAATGTGCGAATCGTGCGGTAAGCGCTCTGGATGAGTGTTTGAGGGCGTTGAAATAA
- the cysN gene encoding sulfate adenylyltransferase subunit CysN has protein sequence MSHQSNLISEDILEYLKQHEHKELLRLLTCGSVDDGKSTLIGRLLHDSKMIYEDQLEAIKKDSAKSGNAGEKLDLSLLVDGLQAEREQGITIDVAYRYFSTAKRKFIIADTPGHEQYTRNMATGASTAQLAIILIDARHGVLKQTKRHTFIASLLGIQHILVAVNKMDLVDYSEERYEEIKQEYLNFAKGLTLHDLKFVPISALDGDNVVSNSPAMPWYKDKPLMEILETVEISRDKNLSDFRMPVQYVNRPNLDFRGYSGTVSSGIIRKGDPIMALPSRKTSTVKSIVTFEGEQEEAFSDQAVTLTLADEIDISRGDVLVRPDNVPCVSNRMQAHIVWMSEAPLLPGRQYYIKQATHLATGSVSRIHHQIDVNTLEKSETDTLQLNEIGSCEVTLNQPLVFDPYSRNRTTGAFIIIDRLTNVTIGAGMIESAVDDADIAAFAPITDAEREARNGHKPGLIKVEGELADKLAYALERNLFERGKSVVVVEETLAEATLTALLKAGLLVIATQSVESYEGEVAATVSAADEKELSTQVNRVIGELVEKHYFV, from the coding sequence ATGTCACATCAATCAAACCTAATCAGCGAAGACATTCTCGAATATCTGAAGCAGCACGAACACAAAGAGCTGCTTCGCCTTTTAACCTGCGGCAGCGTTGACGACGGCAAAAGCACCCTGATCGGCCGATTGCTGCACGACTCCAAGATGATCTATGAAGATCAACTTGAAGCCATCAAAAAAGACAGCGCCAAATCCGGCAATGCGGGCGAAAAGCTCGATTTATCCCTGCTGGTTGACGGACTTCAGGCGGAGCGCGAGCAAGGCATCACGATTGACGTCGCCTATCGCTATTTCTCCACCGCCAAGAGAAAGTTCATCATCGCCGACACCCCAGGCCATGAGCAATACACGCGCAACATGGCCACAGGCGCCTCCACTGCGCAACTGGCCATCATCCTGATCGACGCCCGTCACGGCGTTCTGAAACAGACCAAACGCCACACCTTCATCGCCTCACTGCTGGGCATCCAGCACATTTTGGTGGCGGTGAACAAAATGGACTTGGTGGACTACAGCGAAGAGCGCTACGAAGAGATCAAACAAGAGTATCTGAATTTCGCTAAAGGCCTGACTCTACACGACCTGAAATTCGTACCGATCTCAGCACTGGATGGCGACAACGTGGTCTCCAACTCCCCAGCGATGCCTTGGTACAAAGACAAGCCGCTGATGGAAATCCTGGAGACAGTGGAAATCTCCCGCGACAAGAATTTGTCCGATTTCCGCATGCCAGTGCAGTACGTCAATCGTCCGAACCTGGACTTCCGCGGCTATAGCGGCACAGTATCCTCGGGGATTATCCGCAAAGGCGACCCCATCATGGCGCTGCCTTCCCGCAAAACCAGTACGGTAAAGTCCATCGTCACCTTCGAGGGCGAACAGGAAGAAGCTTTCTCTGATCAGGCCGTGACGCTGACATTAGCCGACGAGATCGATATCAGCCGCGGCGACGTACTGGTTCGCCCAGATAACGTCCCCTGCGTATCCAACCGGATGCAGGCGCATATAGTCTGGATGAGCGAAGCGCCGTTGCTGCCGGGCCGTCAATACTACATCAAGCAGGCGACGCATCTGGCGACCGGTTCTGTTAGTCGCATCCATCACCAGATCGACGTCAATACGCTGGAGAAGAGCGAAACCGATACGCTGCAGCTGAACGAAATCGGCTCCTGCGAAGTCACGCTCAACCAACCGTTGGTGTTTGATCCCTATTCCCGTAACCGCACTACCGGCGCTTTCATCATCATTGACCGCCTGACCAACGTCACTATCGGCGCAGGCATGATCGAAAGCGCTGTAGACGATGCGGACATCGCTGCTTTCGCCCCCATCACTGACGCAGAACGTGAAGCCCGTAACGGTCACAAGCCCGGTCTGATTAAAGTCGAAGGCGAGCTGGCGGACAAACTGGCTTACGCACTGGAGCGCAACCTGTTTGAGCGTGGTAAATCTGTAGTGGTTGTCGAGGAAACTCTGGCTGAAGCCACATTAACCGCCCTACTGAAAGCCGGCCTGCTGGTCATCGCCACCCAAAGCGTTGAATCGTATGAAGGTGAAGTCGCCGCTACGGTAAGCGCGGCAGACGAGAAAGAGCTTTCAACACAGGTTAACCGCGTCATCGGTGAGCTGGTGGAGAAGCACTACTTCGTGTAA